The proteins below are encoded in one region of Segatella copri:
- a CDS encoding helix-turn-helix domain-containing protein, translating to MKPIKVLELSEVDRLKLEKGYHNGPTHSFRIRCKSILLKSEGKSAPQIAEMLEVTVPTVYAWVKRYEENGIKGLETRPGQGRKPIMDCSDEEAVRMAIEEDRQSVSKAREAWQNATGKETSDITFKRFLETFVRDISFQLSVSRFRLFFFHYIKFTFSSIRRYSLYLSIRTSCHSDKSCCYACYLNGFSSHLSEVQLIFQVSYILLTFRASSHTFTLIITFFR from the coding sequence ATGAAACCAATAAAAGTACTTGAATTATCAGAGGTTGATCGCCTCAAATTAGAGAAAGGCTATCATAATGGCCCTACTCATAGTTTTCGTATCAGATGCAAATCCATATTGCTGAAGTCAGAAGGTAAATCAGCTCCCCAAATAGCAGAAATGCTTGAGGTAACAGTACCTACTGTCTACGCATGGGTCAAACGTTATGAAGAAAATGGCATCAAAGGCTTGGAGACACGTCCTGGTCAGGGACGAAAGCCTATTATGGATTGTTCTGATGAAGAAGCAGTCCGCATGGCAATTGAGGAAGACCGTCAGAGTGTGTCCAAAGCACGTGAAGCATGGCAGAATGCGACTGGTAAAGAAACCAGTGACATTACTTTCAAACGTTTTTTAGAAACATTTGTGCGAGATATCTCCTTCCAATTGTCTGTCTCCAGGTTTAGGCTCTTCTTTTTTCACTATATTAAGTTCACTTTTAGTAGCATCCGAAGATATTCTTTGTACCTTTCCATCCGAACAAGCTGTCATAGCGACAAGTCCTGCTGCTATGCCTGCTACCTTAATGGCTTTTCCAGCCATTTGTCTGAGGTGCAGCTCATATTCCAAGTCTCTTACATCTTGCTCACATTTAGGGCAAGTTCCCATACATTCACCCTTATAATTACATTCTTCAGGTGA
- a CDS encoding carboxypeptidase-like regulatory domain-containing protein: protein MARGRYICNTLKAIRKQIADANGIDYSPEECHFNGECKGTCPKCEKDVKNLEHELRLRKKAGKTIKVVGVALEMTALATSIMSCSTQKGYYNSTPPLPKKVIPIHFQEYTSKDSILLKERETLNKKGVLFVQGHIIDEKTKEPICTAFITAKLSGKKTAADIDGNFTIEVEQGDTITIKFIGMQDRIIKLSEMNLEKLNVITLTESGGLTGEIVVVKKGHKHKRK from the coding sequence ATGGCAAGAGGACGTTATATTTGCAACACTCTCAAAGCTATCCGCAAGCAGATAGCGGATGCAAATGGGATTGACTATTCACCCGAAGAATGTCATTTCAATGGTGAATGCAAGGGTACTTGCCCAAAATGTGAGAAAGATGTGAAAAATTTGGAACATGAATTGCGACTTAGGAAGAAAGCAGGAAAGACTATAAAGGTCGTAGGGGTAGCATTGGAAATGACAGCTCTTGCAACATCTATTATGTCGTGCTCTACACAAAAAGGATATTACAACTCTACCCCTCCACTACCAAAGAAAGTTATTCCGATTCACTTCCAGGAATATACATCCAAAGACTCCATCCTGCTAAAAGAAAGAGAAACATTGAATAAGAAAGGAGTACTTTTTGTCCAAGGGCATATCATTGACGAAAAAACAAAAGAACCGATTTGTACAGCTTTCATCACAGCTAAACTTTCTGGAAAGAAAACGGCAGCAGATATTGACGGAAACTTCACCATTGAAGTGGAGCAAGGAGACACCATCACCATTAAGTTCATTGGTATGCAAGACAGAATTATCAAACTCTCTGAAATGAACCTCGAAAAGCTCAATGTTATCACTTTGACAGAAAGTGGAGGACTCACTGGAGAAATAGTTGTTGTAAAAAAAGGACATAAGCATAAAAGAAAATAA
- a CDS encoding energy transducer TonB translates to MEEEIRHWIQQINDETILPSDIVAFNFGLFESEEGYCIYLTGSKFYDESDDDWACDIDFEPNRKYLMLASGSIQNMNWKQILYKVKNIIFNFITANAYKLPLFSDEAKYAEEENRKLGEIPRNPRMEITKERTSNDRKGTTSKKSKKGNTALMQSAVDTDSIENSNIFGVVEEMPSFPGGMAALMKYIKDNLRYPEICREGAAMGRVHVVFIVNEDGSLSDIKVIRSISPELDKEAIRVVKSMPKWNPAKQNGKAVKMKYVVSVNFRPE, encoded by the coding sequence ATGGAAGAGGAAATAAGACATTGGATTCAGCAAATCAATGATGAGACAATATTGCCATCTGATATTGTCGCGTTCAATTTTGGACTTTTTGAATCTGAAGAAGGATATTGCATTTATTTGACAGGTTCAAAATTTTATGATGAATCTGATGATGATTGGGCTTGTGATATAGATTTTGAGCCAAATAGAAAATATTTAATGCTCGCCTCTGGGAGTATTCAAAATATGAACTGGAAACAAATTCTATATAAGGTCAAAAATATTATTTTCAACTTCATTACAGCAAATGCCTACAAGCTACCCTTGTTTAGTGATGAGGCTAAATATGCAGAAGAAGAAAATAGAAAATTAGGAGAGATTCCAAGAAATCCTCGAATGGAAATAACAAAAGAGCGAACTTCAAATGATAGGAAAGGTACCACATCCAAGAAATCAAAAAAAGGCAATACCGCTTTAATGCAATCAGCTGTTGATACAGACTCCATAGAAAACAGCAATATATTTGGTGTTGTAGAGGAGATGCCTTCATTCCCAGGTGGTATGGCTGCATTGATGAAATACATCAAGGATAATCTACGCTATCCAGAAATTTGTAGGGAAGGTGCTGCTATGGGCAGAGTTCATGTTGTCTTTATTGTAAACGAGGACGGAAGTTTGAGTGATATAAAGGTAATTAGAAGCATTAGCCCTGAACTTGACAAGGAAGCCATTAGGGTTGTGAAAAGTATGCCAAAATGGAATCCTGCAAAACAAAATGGCAAAGCTGTGAAAATGAAATATGTTGTTTCTGTAAATTTCAGACCTGAATAA